In Cynocephalus volans isolate mCynVol1 chromosome 16, mCynVol1.pri, whole genome shotgun sequence, the following proteins share a genomic window:
- the WBP2 gene encoding WW domain-binding protein 2, with protein MALNKNHSEGGGVIVNNTESILMSYDHVELTFNDMKNVPEAFKGTKKGTVYLTPYRVIFLSKGKDAMQSFMMPFYLMKDCEIKQPVFGANYIKGTVKAEAGGGWEGSASYKLIFIAGGAIEFGQRMLQVASQASRGEAPNGAYGYSYMPSGAYVFPPPVANGMYPCPPGYPYPPPPPEFYPGPPMMDGAMGYVQPPPPPYPGPMEPPVSGPDVPSTPAAEAKAAEAAASAYYNPGNPHNVYMPTSQPPPPPYYPPEDKKTQ; from the exons ATGGCGCTCAACAAGAACCATTCGGAGGGCGGCGGAGTGATCGTCAACAACACTGAGAG CATCCTAATGTCCTATGACCATGTGGAACTTACGTTCAATGACATGAAGAATGTGCCAGAGGCCTTCAAAGGGACCAAGAAAGGCACCGTCTACCTTACACCTTATCGG GTCATCTTTCTGTCCAAGGGGAAGGATGCCATGCAGTCCTTCATGATGCCATTCTACCTGATGAAGGACTGTGAGATCAAGCAGCCTGTGTTTGGTGCAAACTACATCAAGGGAACAGTGAAGGCTGAAGCAGGAG GTGGCTGGGAAGGCTCTGCTTCCTACAAGTTGATCTTCATAGCAGGGGGCGCCATTGAGTTTGGACAACGGATGCTCCAGGTGGCATCTCAAG CCTCCAGAGGTGAAGCCCCCAATGGAGCCTATGGCTACTCTTACATGCCCAGCGGGGCCTATGTCTTTCCCCCGCCAGTCGCCAATGGAATGTACCCCTGCCCTCCTGGCTACCCttatccaccacccccacccG AGTTCTACCCAGGACCTCCCATGATGGACGGGGCCATGGGGTACGTGCAGCCACCACCACCGCCCTATCCTGGGCCCATGGAACCTCCGGTCAGCGGCCCTGATGTCCCCTCCACTCCTGCAG CCGAAGCCAAGGCCGCAGAAGCAGCTGCCAGCGCCTATTACAACCCGGGCAACCCACACAACGTCTACATGCCCACG agCCAGCCTCCGCCACCTCCCTACTACCCCCCCGAAGATAAGAAGACCCAGTAG